In Kushneria marisflavi, the following are encoded in one genomic region:
- a CDS encoding LacI family DNA-binding transcriptional regulator, whose amino-acid sequence MEPPSPSTRVRLKDVARAAGVSTITVSRAFSAPEQLHPQTRQRVLDAAQAMGYVARQRPTGEENRRPVIGVINPQLDNPFFHDLACAFSQQGEARRMDVLIMDSHDSAAQEEAAVDRLIACGVDGIILTVISADRRYRPPYFERLEKAGIAVILVDREVTAPHYGGVYIDNLDCGYQAGMWMREQPVERLLILSGPPDSLVTIGRVSGIREAMAGSRITLEVNYGDFSMTPAEQFLEKRLDQPPLPDALIGINNQITLGILAAYRRAGLPLPGQPGGPRLFCIDGIACAELLGMDMPSIRHDLKTMATQAMDLVEDALRSGSRRGSRQVVRGHLHLPGETA is encoded by the coding sequence ATGGAGCCGCCATCACCTTCCACAAGAGTTCGTCTCAAGGATGTTGCCCGCGCCGCAGGGGTCAGCACGATCACTGTCTCCCGCGCTTTCAGCGCCCCTGAACAGTTGCATCCCCAGACTCGTCAGCGTGTACTCGACGCGGCACAGGCAATGGGGTACGTGGCAAGACAGCGTCCGACCGGCGAGGAAAACCGACGCCCGGTGATAGGCGTTATTAACCCTCAGCTGGACAATCCCTTTTTTCATGACCTGGCCTGTGCTTTCAGCCAACAGGGAGAAGCGCGCCGCATGGACGTGCTGATCATGGATTCCCATGATTCAGCCGCTCAGGAAGAAGCTGCCGTGGATCGCCTGATCGCCTGCGGTGTGGACGGCATCATCCTGACCGTCATCTCCGCTGATCGACGTTATCGCCCTCCCTATTTCGAGCGTCTGGAAAAGGCAGGCATTGCCGTTATTCTGGTGGACCGTGAGGTCACGGCCCCCCACTATGGCGGTGTCTACATCGACAACCTGGACTGCGGCTATCAGGCGGGAATGTGGATGAGAGAACAGCCGGTCGAGCGACTGCTGATTCTCTCCGGACCACCGGACTCGCTGGTGACCATCGGGCGGGTATCAGGGATACGCGAGGCCATGGCAGGCAGTCGCATCACGCTTGAGGTGAACTATGGGGATTTTTCCATGACGCCTGCCGAGCAGTTTCTGGAGAAGAGACTCGATCAGCCCCCGCTGCCTGATGCCCTGATTGGCATCAACAACCAGATCACGCTGGGCATTCTGGCGGCCTATCGACGGGCCGGCCTCCCCCTGCCCGGGCAGCCCGGCGGCCCCCGTCTTTTCTGCATCGACGGGATCGCCTGCGCCGAACTGCTGGGTATGGATATGCCCTCCATTCGTCATGATCTAAAGACCATGGCCACCCAGGCCATGGATCTTGTCGAGGATGCCCTGCGCTCCGGCAGCCGACGCGGGTCTCGCCAGGTCGTGCGAGGCCATCTTCATTTGCCGGGAGAGACGGCCTGA